A single genomic interval of Staphylococcus hyicus harbors:
- a CDS encoding D-ribose ABC transporter substrate-binding protein: MKKVVIFIVACMIVLAGCSLESPVKKDNSGKTSKKKSEITIGVSISTLNNPFFVTIKDNIEKEAKQQGMNVKVVDARDDSAKQTNDIEDLVQQQVDYLIVNPTDSSAISSAVESANHEGIPVITLDRSVDKGDVASFIASDNVEGGKMGGQYIVDKVGKHAKVAELEGVPGASATRERGKGFHDIADKELNIVSKQSAKFDRAEGLNVTQNMIQAHPDIQAIFAHNDEMALGAIEAIGDKDIVVVGFDGNEDAMKAIQNHKLEATVAQQPHLMGKEAVQTILKLMDGKKVDKEIKIPLKLKTQTK, translated from the coding sequence ATGAAAAAAGTAGTCATATTTATCGTAGCTTGTATGATAGTATTGGCAGGATGTTCATTAGAATCTCCGGTAAAAAAAGATAATAGTGGCAAAACGTCGAAGAAAAAATCCGAAATTACAATTGGTGTGAGTATTTCAACATTAAACAATCCATTCTTTGTGACGATAAAAGACAATATTGAAAAAGAAGCCAAACAACAAGGAATGAACGTAAAAGTAGTAGATGCACGTGATGACTCTGCTAAACAAACGAACGATATCGAAGACCTTGTGCAACAACAGGTGGATTACTTAATCGTCAATCCTACAGATTCAAGTGCCATTTCAAGTGCAGTGGAATCTGCTAATCATGAAGGCATACCAGTTATTACATTAGACCGTTCCGTAGATAAGGGCGATGTCGCGTCATTTATTGCCTCTGATAATGTCGAAGGAGGTAAAATGGGCGGTCAATACATCGTGGATAAAGTAGGTAAACATGCTAAAGTGGCAGAATTAGAAGGTGTACCTGGTGCCAGTGCGACACGTGAACGTGGTAAAGGATTCCATGACATAGCTGATAAAGAATTAAATATCGTGTCGAAACAAAGTGCCAAATTTGATCGAGCGGAAGGTTTGAACGTCACTCAAAATATGATTCAAGCGCATCCGGACATTCAAGCAATCTTCGCACATAATGATGAAATGGCCTTGGGAGCGATCGAAGCCATTGGTGATAAAGATATTGTTGTCGTGGGCTTTGATGGAAATGAAGATGCGATGAAAGCGATTCAAAATCATAAATTAGAAGCGACAGTCGCACAACAGCCTCATCTTATGGGTAAAGAAGCAGTCCAAACGATTTTAAAATTAATGGACGGTAAAAAAGTAGATAAAGAAATTAAAATACCTTTAAAATTAAAAACACAAACTAAATAA
- a CDS encoding peptide-methionine (S)-S-oxide reductase, translated as METIYLAGGCLWGVQAFVKTLPGVINTEAGRANGATESLEGPYDGYVECVKTEFDPNRTSVEALMGALFDVIDPYAVNRQGDDVGPKYRTGVYSMCETHLQKARQFIAQRADAPKIQVEVCALTRYVPSAPEHQDRLDHFPNDYCHIPKHLFIN; from the coding sequence ATGGAAACCATTTATCTTGCTGGGGGATGTTTGTGGGGCGTACAAGCATTTGTGAAAACATTACCTGGCGTCATTAATACTGAAGCAGGACGCGCAAATGGTGCTACGGAGTCATTAGAAGGACCTTATGATGGATATGTCGAGTGTGTGAAAACCGAATTTGATCCGAATCGTACTTCAGTTGAAGCGCTTATGGGAGCGTTATTTGATGTGATTGATCCGTATGCAGTCAACCGGCAAGGAGATGACGTAGGCCCGAAATATCGTACAGGAGTTTATAGCATGTGTGAAACACATCTTCAAAAGGCACGTCAGTTCATTGCGCAACGGGCGGATGCCCCTAAAATTCAAGTAGAAGTATGTGCACTTACGCGCTATGTACCAAGCGCACCTGAACATCAAGATCGTTTAGATCACTTTCCAAATGATTACTGTCACATTCCTAAACATTTATTTATTAACTAA
- a CDS encoding cation:proton antiporter, translating to MQLLEAYIFFIVAVILSSIVSVKIPKVPVAFIQILFGAFLFLVPITIHFEFSSEVFMLAVIAPLLFVEGSNIHREKLLQYMKPISLMAMALVFVTVIGAGFFLHWVWPELPMAAAFAIAAILCPTDAVAVKAMTKGKILPKGVMTILEGESLLNDAAGIISYKIAITALIVHTFSAVEAVEKFVVSTLLGLFIGLIIGVLVVRLRIILQTKGLKDNNTLIYIQLLTPFVVYIVAELVHASGIIAVVIAGLIHGFERERLVRAQPEIQMSYGQIWSTVSYALNGFVFVILGYIVPNVMVEIIQNEPEKLLFLLGVTIMIAIAIYVCRFIWVYAFFNTFYYPKNTRFSFGNMSQPEPMNRLHYAFIMTMCGIHGTISVSLALTLPVYLSQQQRFEFRNDLIFIATMMVLMSLVIAQVVLPFITQSAVVEPNRGLSYIDAKIKILAEVIHRMKMTPEACTLKSFGPVVQEYYSEYMFLLRNQSHRKDAREFRRLSDIAKEVEQETLSVLVDEGKIDRQGLSQYRIIVDNSQQFKEADFIEKLKMTIKMIVLRYRARTGRLKKDIDIKALDKTLDQVYRRVSERLSKERNSHNMLEIGMINTSYFTRIHRQSRLKPKERQASEQMRRMKLYAVYTQREVLDEMVLNGEITEHDIAVRLREEISYNEILADK from the coding sequence ATGCAGTTGTTAGAAGCGTATATCTTTTTCATTGTCGCAGTAATTTTAAGTTCTATTGTGAGTGTAAAAATACCTAAAGTGCCCGTAGCTTTCATTCAAATCCTTTTCGGTGCGTTTCTCTTTTTAGTGCCGATTACTATCCATTTTGAATTTAGTTCAGAGGTGTTTATGCTTGCAGTAATCGCGCCTTTATTATTTGTTGAAGGCTCGAATATCCATCGTGAAAAGTTATTACAGTATATGAAGCCGATTTCGTTAATGGCGATGGCGCTTGTTTTCGTGACAGTCATCGGTGCCGGCTTTTTCTTACACTGGGTGTGGCCTGAATTACCAATGGCAGCAGCTTTCGCAATCGCTGCTATTTTATGTCCGACGGATGCTGTGGCTGTTAAGGCAATGACGAAAGGGAAGATACTTCCTAAAGGTGTCATGACCATTTTAGAAGGGGAATCTTTATTAAACGATGCTGCAGGGATTATCTCTTATAAAATCGCTATCACTGCCCTCATCGTACATACATTTTCAGCAGTTGAAGCAGTAGAAAAATTTGTCGTGTCAACGTTACTAGGTTTATTTATTGGGTTAATCATAGGGGTTCTCGTTGTGCGGTTACGCATTATTTTGCAAACTAAAGGGCTGAAAGATAATAACACGCTGATTTATATACAATTATTAACCCCTTTTGTCGTATATATTGTCGCTGAATTAGTGCATGCGTCAGGCATTATTGCCGTAGTGATTGCTGGGCTAATACATGGCTTTGAGCGAGAACGACTCGTGCGTGCGCAACCTGAAATTCAAATGAGCTATGGACAAATTTGGAGCACGGTGAGTTATGCGTTAAATGGCTTTGTGTTTGTGATTTTAGGTTATATCGTGCCAAATGTAATGGTGGAAATCATTCAAAATGAACCCGAAAAATTACTGTTTTTATTAGGCGTGACGATAATGATCGCAATTGCTATATATGTCTGTCGTTTTATATGGGTATATGCATTTTTCAATACATTTTACTATCCAAAAAATACGCGTTTTTCATTTGGAAATATGTCACAACCCGAACCAATGAACCGATTGCATTATGCGTTTATAATGACGATGTGTGGCATACATGGTACCATTTCAGTTTCGTTAGCATTAACGTTACCTGTTTATTTAAGCCAACAACAGCGATTCGAATTCCGAAATGATTTAATTTTTATTGCCACGATGATGGTTTTAATGAGTTTGGTTATTGCTCAAGTCGTTTTACCATTTATTACACAATCGGCAGTTGTCGAACCGAATCGTGGACTTTCCTATATCGATGCCAAGATTAAAATTTTAGCCGAAGTCATTCATCGTATGAAAATGACACCAGAAGCATGTACGTTAAAATCTTTCGGTCCGGTAGTACAAGAATATTACAGTGAATACATGTTTTTACTTAGAAATCAAAGTCATCGCAAAGATGCGCGCGAATTTCGCAGACTAAGTGATATTGCGAAAGAAGTTGAACAAGAGACGTTAAGCGTACTTGTAGATGAAGGTAAAATTGACAGACAAGGATTATCACAATATCGAATCATTGTCGACAATTCACAACAGTTTAAAGAAGCGGACTTTATTGAAAAACTAAAAATGACGATTAAAATGATTGTATTACGTTATCGGGCTCGAACAGGAAGACTAAAAAAAGATATCGATATTAAAGCATTAGATAAAACATTAGATCAAGTTTATCGTCGCGTTTCAGAACGTTTATCTAAAGAGCGTAACAGTCATAATATGCTCGAAATAGGGATGATTAATACATCGTATTTTACACGTATTCATCGTCAATCACGATTAAAACCAAAAGAACGTCAAGCGAGTGAACAAATGCGTCGCATGAAACTATATGCAGTGTATACTCAACGAGAAGTGTTGGATGAAATGGTATTAAACGGTGAAATTACAGAACATGATATTGCGGTAAGACTACGTGAAGAAATTAGTTACAATGAGATTTTAGCAGATAAATAG
- a CDS encoding YjiH family protein: protein MTTYQKKDIVRGRLKFIMMSFIGIFLFLLPIGVTNEKGERETTLPIAWLANAMKGIIGDAMPFIILGIITLSGILTILCSTLYKNRLNPERQMAKTFSVGPLWVIVRLLAVVFAWLIYLKVGSEVIYSADTGDLVFSSLLPTLVTIFFFAGLFLPFLMSYGLLEFFGPIFRPIMRPLFKLPGRSTVINLASFLGDGTIGVMIASEQYNQGYYTRREATTIATMFSVVSITFVIVIAETIHLSEHFYYFYLTVILACLACAIILPRLWPLNRVPDTFKNNLKHETLREDNLGNKNPVVYGFEQATVQGIKAPGIKQFFKDGSKTVIDMWLAVLPVVMTIGTIATILATYTPIFRVLGLPFLPLFEVLQVPSAKAASETVLIGFADMFLPSLLIEGVKDDLTRFVVGALSVSQLIYLSEVGGVILGSKIPVSLPKLFAIFLMRTVIALPIIALMGHLLFTF from the coding sequence ATGACAACGTATCAGAAGAAAGATATTGTTCGTGGCCGTTTGAAATTTATTATGATGTCATTTATAGGGATATTTTTATTTTTATTACCTATCGGTGTCACAAATGAAAAGGGAGAACGTGAAACGACATTACCGATTGCTTGGCTAGCCAATGCTATGAAAGGCATCATTGGTGATGCAATGCCTTTCATTATTTTAGGAATCATTACATTATCAGGAATTTTGACGATTTTATGTAGTACATTATACAAAAATAGGCTGAACCCCGAACGTCAAATGGCGAAAACATTTAGTGTAGGGCCTTTATGGGTGATTGTAAGATTATTAGCAGTTGTTTTCGCATGGCTCATTTATTTAAAAGTTGGCTCTGAAGTTATTTATTCTGCAGACACAGGTGATCTTGTCTTCAGTAGTTTACTGCCAACACTCGTAACGATTTTCTTTTTTGCAGGATTATTTTTACCGTTTTTAATGTCTTACGGCCTGCTAGAGTTTTTTGGACCCATTTTTAGACCGATTATGCGTCCGTTATTTAAACTACCTGGACGCTCAACAGTGATTAACTTGGCCTCATTCTTAGGCGATGGGACGATTGGTGTAATGATTGCTAGTGAGCAGTATAATCAAGGGTATTATACGCGTCGAGAAGCAACGACCATTGCGACGATGTTTAGTGTTGTATCGATTACATTTGTCATTGTCATTGCGGAAACGATTCATTTATCTGAGCACTTTTATTACTTTTATCTCACTGTTATTTTAGCGTGTTTAGCATGTGCGATTATTTTGCCGCGTTTGTGGCCATTAAATCGTGTACCAGATACGTTTAAAAACAATTTGAAACATGAAACGTTAAGAGAAGACAATTTAGGTAATAAAAATCCGGTTGTTTACGGATTTGAACAGGCAACGGTTCAAGGTATTAAAGCACCTGGCATCAAACAATTTTTTAAAGATGGTAGTAAAACAGTAATTGATATGTGGCTTGCAGTGTTACCTGTTGTGATGACGATTGGGACGATTGCCACAATACTCGCAACGTATACACCTATATTCCGTGTGTTAGGCTTACCATTCTTACCATTGTTTGAAGTATTACAAGTGCCATCGGCAAAAGCGGCATCTGAAACAGTACTCATTGGTTTTGCGGATATGTTTTTACCATCATTACTGATTGAAGGTGTTAAAGATGACTTAACACGCTTTGTTGTTGGCGCCTTGAGTGTAAGCCAATTAATATATTTGTCAGAAGTAGGTGGCGTGATTTTGGGATCAAAAATTCCAGTAAGCTTGCCTAAACTTTTTGCGATTTTCTTAATGCGTACGGTCATTGCTTTACCAATTATCGCACTCATGGGTCACTTATTATTTACATTTTAA
- a CDS encoding M20 family metallopeptidase, translating into MTETQQLLEQFVSVDSSNIENTNHLIHMCSAWLQQNEIETTILSNQGYDILIAKIGKGDKKIILNGHLDVVPAPPKLFSPYMKDGKMYGRGTADMKGGVVGLLLAMKRLHQLDLNTQVEIHLVPDEETGGQFGARYLCEQNIDAQLVICSEPTELGIGVQAKGILQFDLVIKGSAAHSSRPWEGDNAITKALDIHQRLLDLPFAKASSELYTCPSINLAKISGGDVYNKVPDTCVMSYDIRYLPSQSEADIIQQIEALTNMQLDIHLTGPPVTNDLNNPDFKLLQQYILKHSPQSTAPMFGQHGFADTRYYSAKGIPAIEFGPSGAHWHGEDEYVDLSSIDTYTNILVDFIQHYH; encoded by the coding sequence ATGACAGAGACACAACAATTATTGGAACAATTCGTATCAGTAGATAGTTCAAACATTGAAAATACCAACCATCTCATACACATGTGCAGTGCATGGCTACAACAAAATGAGATTGAAACGACCATTTTATCTAATCAAGGTTATGACATTTTAATCGCCAAAATTGGCAAAGGGGACAAAAAAATCATCTTGAATGGTCACTTGGATGTCGTACCTGCGCCACCAAAACTTTTCTCCCCATATATGAAAGATGGTAAAATGTACGGCCGTGGTACGGCTGACATGAAAGGTGGTGTCGTAGGGTTATTATTAGCAATGAAGAGACTCCATCAACTTGATTTAAATACTCAAGTTGAAATACACCTTGTGCCAGATGAGGAAACAGGTGGTCAATTTGGTGCACGTTATTTATGTGAACAAAACATTGATGCGCAGTTAGTCATTTGTAGCGAACCTACAGAATTAGGCATTGGTGTTCAAGCGAAAGGTATTTTACAATTTGATTTAGTCATTAAGGGCAGCGCAGCACATAGTAGTCGACCGTGGGAAGGAGACAATGCTATCACAAAAGCACTCGACATACATCAGCGTCTACTCGACTTGCCATTTGCGAAAGCGTCATCAGAATTGTACACATGCCCTTCTATCAATTTAGCTAAAATTTCAGGAGGCGACGTGTATAATAAAGTACCCGATACTTGCGTAATGTCTTACGATATTCGATATTTACCATCTCAATCAGAAGCCGACATTATTCAACAAATCGAAGCTTTGACGAACATGCAGTTAGACATTCATTTGACTGGCCCCCCTGTGACGAATGATTTAAATAACCCTGACTTTAAGTTGCTACAACAATACATCCTTAAGCACTCCCCTCAATCCACCGCGCCCATGTTTGGACAACATGGGTTTGCAGATACACGCTACTATTCTGCTAAGGGCATACCAGCCATTGAATTTGGACCATCAGGAGCGCATTGGCATGGAGAAGATGAGTATGTCGATTTAAGTTCAATCGACACCTATACAAATATTCTTGTAGACTTTATTCAACATTATCATTAA
- a CDS encoding NAD-dependent succinate-semialdehyde dehydrogenase, whose protein sequence is MDFNFNIIDGQHVMASETMAVTNPATEAVIGQVPKVSPHQVEQAIHAAQKGFEVWSTYTAEERESFMLTWAEKILENQDRLAKLLSQEQGKPFNEALGEVQVCAKFIRWSAEEAKRMNGDILVPSKSHQRLSVIKQPVGVCALITPWNFPAAMVARKVAPALATGCAFVLKPSSETPQIAIALIDLLNQTGIPNGVVNIVTGSSSMISDAFLANNMIKKISFTGSTEVGKELVEKSAQNLNRLSLELGGNAPAIVFEDANLEQAVSDIVENKFENNGQMCNGINYILVHEALKADFLAQLIDKVNALKVGHWNEKDVNVGPLINAKAQENVAHIVSEATKQGATLTLGGHKIDGKGSFFEPTILDGVKKEMSILEQEIFGPVAPIVTFKSDEEAIDIANRTHQGLAAYFFTSDVNKVHHVAERLAFGMVGVNGTQLSLPQAPFGGIDESGFGREGGHYGLDEYLELKFISLTLNK, encoded by the coding sequence ATGGATTTTAATTTTAACATTATCGATGGGCAACATGTGATGGCATCAGAAACAATGGCTGTGACAAATCCGGCCACTGAAGCGGTCATAGGTCAGGTGCCGAAAGTATCGCCTCACCAAGTTGAACAAGCCATTCATGCGGCGCAAAAAGGATTTGAAGTTTGGTCAACTTACACAGCTGAAGAAAGAGAGTCATTCATGTTGACATGGGCGGAAAAGATACTTGAGAACCAAGACAGGCTTGCCAAATTATTGAGTCAAGAGCAAGGGAAACCTTTTAACGAAGCTTTAGGAGAAGTACAAGTGTGTGCAAAATTCATTAGATGGTCAGCAGAAGAAGCCAAGCGAATGAATGGTGATATTTTGGTGCCTTCTAAGTCCCATCAAAGATTATCAGTCATTAAGCAACCAGTAGGGGTATGTGCATTGATTACACCTTGGAACTTTCCAGCAGCAATGGTAGCAAGGAAAGTTGCACCCGCATTAGCTACAGGTTGTGCATTTGTTTTGAAACCTTCAAGTGAAACACCACAAATTGCGATTGCATTAATCGATTTACTCAACCAGACAGGTATCCCAAATGGTGTGGTAAATATCGTAACTGGATCATCAAGCATGATTTCTGATGCATTTTTAGCAAACAATATGATTAAAAAAATTTCATTTACGGGTTCTACTGAAGTTGGGAAAGAGTTAGTCGAAAAATCAGCGCAAAATTTGAATCGACTTTCTTTAGAATTAGGTGGCAATGCCCCAGCAATCGTTTTTGAGGATGCTAACTTAGAGCAAGCAGTGTCAGATATCGTTGAAAACAAATTTGAAAATAATGGTCAAATGTGTAATGGCATTAATTATATTTTAGTCCATGAGGCATTAAAAGCAGACTTTTTAGCGCAATTGATTGATAAAGTTAACGCACTTAAAGTTGGCCATTGGAATGAAAAAGACGTCAATGTTGGACCGCTCATAAATGCGAAGGCGCAAGAAAATGTCGCGCATATTGTTTCAGAAGCCACAAAACAAGGGGCAACACTAACGTTGGGTGGACATAAAATAGATGGAAAAGGAAGCTTTTTTGAGCCTACGATTTTAGATGGTGTAAAAAAAGAGATGTCCATTTTAGAACAAGAAATATTTGGTCCAGTCGCGCCTATCGTCACGTTTAAATCAGATGAAGAGGCGATTGACATCGCTAATCGAACACATCAAGGGTTAGCAGCCTATTTCTTTACTTCCGATGTTAATAAAGTACATCACGTAGCAGAACGATTAGCGTTTGGAATGGTCGGCGTAAATGGGACGCAACTCAGTTTACCACAGGCGCCTTTTGGGGGCATAGATGAAAGTGGATTTGGCAGAGAAGGTGGTCATTACGGTTTAGACGAATATTTGGAATTGAAGTTTATATCATTAACGTTAAACAAATAG